Proteins encoded within one genomic window of Brassica rapa cultivar Chiifu-401-42 chromosome A09, CAAS_Brap_v3.01, whole genome shotgun sequence:
- the LOC103840407 gene encoding auxin response factor 6 isoform X1, translating to MRLSTAGFNPQPHEVTGEKRVLNSELWHACAGPLVSLPPVGSRVVYFPQGHSEQVAASTNKEVDAHIPNYPSLHPQLICQLHNVTMHADVETDEVYAQMTLQPLNAQEQKDPYLPAELGVPSRQPTNYFCKTLTASDTSTHGGFSVPRRAAEKVFPPLDYSQQPPAQELMARDLHDNEWKFRHIFRGQPKRHLLTTGWSVFVSAKRLVAGDSVLFIWNDKNQLLLGIRRANRPQTVMPSSVLSSDSMHLGLLAAAAHAAATNSRFTIFYNPRASPSEFVIPLAKYVKAVYHTRVSVGMRFRMLFETEESSVRRYMGTITGICDLDPTRWANSHWRSVKVGWDESTAGERQPRVSLWEIEPLTTFPMYPSPFPLRLKRPWPPGLPSFHGLKEDDMSMGMGMSSPLMWDRGLQSLNFQGMGVNPWMQPRLDASGLLGMQNDVYQAMAAAALQDMRGIDPAKAASLLQFQNPSGFSMQPPSLMQPQMLQQQLSQQQQQQQQLSQQQQQQSYLPVPETHQPQSQSNTLLSQQQQQQQVVDNHNQSASTAAAVSAMSQFGSASQSMTSLCQQQSFLDTNGGNNNPMSPLHTLLSNFSQDESSQLLNLTRTTNSAAMTSSGWPSKRPAVDLSSFGNNSNTQSVIEQLGQSHSTSNVPPNAVSLPPFPGGGRECSIEQEGGSPSDPHSHLLFGVNIDSSSLLMPNGMSNLRSIGIEGGDSTTLPFTTSNFNNDFSGGNLAMTTPSSCLDEPGFLQSSENLGSENQQSNNTFVKVYKSGSFGRSLDITKFSSYHELRSELARMFGLEGQLEDPVRSGWQLVFVDRENDVLLLGDDPWPEFVSSVWCIKILSPQEVQQMGKRGLELLNSAPPSSNNNVVEKLPSNNGNCDDFGNRSDPRNLGNGIASVGGSFNY from the exons ATGAGATTGTCTACTGCTGGGTTTAATCCTCAACCTCATGAAG TTACAGGGGAGAAGAGAGTTCTAAATTCTGAGCTGTGGCATGCTTGTGCTGGTCCTCTTGTCTCCTTACCTCCTGTTGGATCCAGAGTTGTGTATTTCCCTCAAGGTCACAGTGAACAg GTGGCTGCTTCGACCAACAAAGAAGTGGATGCTCATATACCAAACTACCCAAGCTTGCATCCTCAGCTTATCTGTCAGCTTCACAATGTCACAATGCAT GCTGATGTGGAGACTGATGAAGTCTACGCACAAATGACTTTGCAACCATTGAACGCT CAAGAACAAAAAGATCCATACCTTCCCGCGGAGTTAGGTGTCCCGAGTAGACAGCCTACAAACTATTTCTGCAAAACTCTGACTGCTAGTGATACCAGCACTCACGGTGGTTTCTCTGTGCCTCGCCGAGCTGCTGAGAAAGTCTTCCCTCCCTTG GATTACTCTCAGCAGCCTCCAGCTCAAGAGTTGATGGCGAGAGATCTGCACGATAACGAGTGGAAGTTCAGGCATATTTTCAGAG GCCAACCTAAAAGACACCTCCTTACTACTGGTTGGAGCGTATTTGTGAGTGCTAAAAGACTTGTCGCTGGTGACTCTGTTCTTTTCATCTG GAACGATAAGAATCAGTTACTTCTTGGTATAAGACGAGCCAATCGTCCACAGACTGTCATGCCTTCGTCTGTTTTGTCAAGTGACAGTATGCATTTAGGCCTTCTTGCTGCTGCTGCTCATGCTGCCGCTACTAATAGTCGCTTCACCATCTTCTATAACCCAAG GGCAAGTCCTTCAGAGTTTGTGATACCACTGGCTAAGTACGTGAAAGCGGTTTATCACACTCGCGTCTCTGTTGGCATGCGGTTTAGGATGCTGTTTGAAACCGAGGAATCAAGTGTTCGTCG GTACATGGGTACAATAACTGGCATTTGTGATCTAGATCCTACTCGTTGGGCTAATTCTCACTGGCGGTCCGTTAAG GTTGGATGGGATGAGTCAACTGCAGGAGAGAGGCAACCGAGAGTTTCCTTGTGGGAGATTGAGCCTTTGACGACATTCCCTATGTATCCGTCTCCTTTTCCTCTCAGGCTTAAACGTCCATGGCCTCCAGGTCTCCCATCTTTTCATG GACTTAAAGAAGACGATATGAGTATGGGTATGGGTATGAGTTCGCCGCTTATGTGGGACAGAGGACTTCAGTCTCTAAACTTTCAAGGAATGGGAGTAAACCCGTGGATGCAGCCTAGACTTGATGCTTCTGGCTTGCTTGGTATGCAGAATGATGTTTACCAAGCAATGGCTGCAGCTGCTCTTCAAGACATGAGAGGCATTGATCCTGCTAAAGCTGCTTCACTTCTTCAGTTCCAAAACCCCTCGGGCTTCTCAATGCAACCCCCTTCCTTAATGCAGCCACAGATGCTACAGCAGCAACTCtctcagcagcagcagcagcagcaacaactctctcaacagcagcagcaacagtCTTATCTGCCCGTTCCTGAAACCCACCAGCCTCAATCTCAGTCAAACACTCTTCTCtctcagcagcagcagcagcagcaagtgGTGGATAATCATAATCAGTCAGCCTCCACTGCTGCTGCTGTTTCTGCTATGTCTCAGTTTGGTTCTGCTTCTCAGTCCATGACGTCTCTGTGTCAGCAACAAAGCTTCTTAGACACCAACGGAGGAAACAACAATCCTATGTCTCCGCTCCACACTCTTCTCAGTAACTTCTCTCAAGACGAGTCATCTCAACTGCTCAACCTCACTAGAACAACAAACTCTGCTGCAATGACTTCTTCCGGTTGGCCATCAAAGCGTCCTGCAGTTGATTTATCATCGTTCGGCAACAACAGCAACACTCAATCCGTAATTGAGCAACTGGGACAGTCCCACAGCACAAGCAACGTTCCTCCAAACGCTGTCTCGTTGCCTCCATTCCCCGGTGGTGGTAGAGAGTGCTCAATAGAGCAAGAAGGAGGAAGCCCCTCAGACCCACATAGCCATCTTCTCTTTGGAGTCAACATAGATTCATCTTCCCTCTTGATGCCAAACGGAATGTCAAACCTTAGAAGCATTGGCATTGAAGGTGGGGACTCCACCACTCTTCCTTTCACAACATCTAACTTCAACAACGACTTCTCCGGTGGTAATCTTGCAATGACCACACCTTCTAGTTGTCTAGACGAACCAGGGTTTCTACAGTCCTCTGAAAACCTCGGTTCTGAGAACCAACAATCCAATAATACCTTTGTGAAG GTGTACAAGTCAGGGTCTTTTGGACGATCACTAGATATAACGAAGTTTAGCAGCTACCACGAGCTGCGAAGCGAGCTTGCTCGCATGTTTGGCCTAGAAGGCCAGTTAGAAGACCCTGTGAGATCAGGCTGGCAGCTTGTATTTGTCGACCGAGAGAACGATGTTCTTCTCCTCGGCGATGACCCTTGGCC GGAGTTTGTGAGCAGTGTGTGGTGCATAAAGATACTGTCACCACAAGAAGTGCAGCAGATGGGGAAAAGAGGCCTTGAGCTTCTCAACTCAGCTCCTCCATCCTCGAACAACAACGTCGTCGAGAAGCTCCCGAGCAATAACGGGAACTGCGATGACTTTGGGAACCGGTCAGACCCGAGGAACCTTGGTAACGGTATTGCATCCGTTGGGGGTTCGTTCAACTACTAG
- the LOC103840407 gene encoding auxin response factor 6 isoform X2, whose product MRLSTAGFNPQPHEGEKRVLNSELWHACAGPLVSLPPVGSRVVYFPQGHSEQVAASTNKEVDAHIPNYPSLHPQLICQLHNVTMHADVETDEVYAQMTLQPLNAQEQKDPYLPAELGVPSRQPTNYFCKTLTASDTSTHGGFSVPRRAAEKVFPPLDYSQQPPAQELMARDLHDNEWKFRHIFRGQPKRHLLTTGWSVFVSAKRLVAGDSVLFIWNDKNQLLLGIRRANRPQTVMPSSVLSSDSMHLGLLAAAAHAAATNSRFTIFYNPRASPSEFVIPLAKYVKAVYHTRVSVGMRFRMLFETEESSVRRYMGTITGICDLDPTRWANSHWRSVKVGWDESTAGERQPRVSLWEIEPLTTFPMYPSPFPLRLKRPWPPGLPSFHGLKEDDMSMGMGMSSPLMWDRGLQSLNFQGMGVNPWMQPRLDASGLLGMQNDVYQAMAAAALQDMRGIDPAKAASLLQFQNPSGFSMQPPSLMQPQMLQQQLSQQQQQQQQLSQQQQQQSYLPVPETHQPQSQSNTLLSQQQQQQQVVDNHNQSASTAAAVSAMSQFGSASQSMTSLCQQQSFLDTNGGNNNPMSPLHTLLSNFSQDESSQLLNLTRTTNSAAMTSSGWPSKRPAVDLSSFGNNSNTQSVIEQLGQSHSTSNVPPNAVSLPPFPGGGRECSIEQEGGSPSDPHSHLLFGVNIDSSSLLMPNGMSNLRSIGIEGGDSTTLPFTTSNFNNDFSGGNLAMTTPSSCLDEPGFLQSSENLGSENQQSNNTFVKVYKSGSFGRSLDITKFSSYHELRSELARMFGLEGQLEDPVRSGWQLVFVDRENDVLLLGDDPWPEFVSSVWCIKILSPQEVQQMGKRGLELLNSAPPSSNNNVVEKLPSNNGNCDDFGNRSDPRNLGNGIASVGGSFNY is encoded by the exons ATGAGATTGTCTACTGCTGGGTTTAATCCTCAACCTCATGAAG GGGAGAAGAGAGTTCTAAATTCTGAGCTGTGGCATGCTTGTGCTGGTCCTCTTGTCTCCTTACCTCCTGTTGGATCCAGAGTTGTGTATTTCCCTCAAGGTCACAGTGAACAg GTGGCTGCTTCGACCAACAAAGAAGTGGATGCTCATATACCAAACTACCCAAGCTTGCATCCTCAGCTTATCTGTCAGCTTCACAATGTCACAATGCAT GCTGATGTGGAGACTGATGAAGTCTACGCACAAATGACTTTGCAACCATTGAACGCT CAAGAACAAAAAGATCCATACCTTCCCGCGGAGTTAGGTGTCCCGAGTAGACAGCCTACAAACTATTTCTGCAAAACTCTGACTGCTAGTGATACCAGCACTCACGGTGGTTTCTCTGTGCCTCGCCGAGCTGCTGAGAAAGTCTTCCCTCCCTTG GATTACTCTCAGCAGCCTCCAGCTCAAGAGTTGATGGCGAGAGATCTGCACGATAACGAGTGGAAGTTCAGGCATATTTTCAGAG GCCAACCTAAAAGACACCTCCTTACTACTGGTTGGAGCGTATTTGTGAGTGCTAAAAGACTTGTCGCTGGTGACTCTGTTCTTTTCATCTG GAACGATAAGAATCAGTTACTTCTTGGTATAAGACGAGCCAATCGTCCACAGACTGTCATGCCTTCGTCTGTTTTGTCAAGTGACAGTATGCATTTAGGCCTTCTTGCTGCTGCTGCTCATGCTGCCGCTACTAATAGTCGCTTCACCATCTTCTATAACCCAAG GGCAAGTCCTTCAGAGTTTGTGATACCACTGGCTAAGTACGTGAAAGCGGTTTATCACACTCGCGTCTCTGTTGGCATGCGGTTTAGGATGCTGTTTGAAACCGAGGAATCAAGTGTTCGTCG GTACATGGGTACAATAACTGGCATTTGTGATCTAGATCCTACTCGTTGGGCTAATTCTCACTGGCGGTCCGTTAAG GTTGGATGGGATGAGTCAACTGCAGGAGAGAGGCAACCGAGAGTTTCCTTGTGGGAGATTGAGCCTTTGACGACATTCCCTATGTATCCGTCTCCTTTTCCTCTCAGGCTTAAACGTCCATGGCCTCCAGGTCTCCCATCTTTTCATG GACTTAAAGAAGACGATATGAGTATGGGTATGGGTATGAGTTCGCCGCTTATGTGGGACAGAGGACTTCAGTCTCTAAACTTTCAAGGAATGGGAGTAAACCCGTGGATGCAGCCTAGACTTGATGCTTCTGGCTTGCTTGGTATGCAGAATGATGTTTACCAAGCAATGGCTGCAGCTGCTCTTCAAGACATGAGAGGCATTGATCCTGCTAAAGCTGCTTCACTTCTTCAGTTCCAAAACCCCTCGGGCTTCTCAATGCAACCCCCTTCCTTAATGCAGCCACAGATGCTACAGCAGCAACTCtctcagcagcagcagcagcagcaacaactctctcaacagcagcagcaacagtCTTATCTGCCCGTTCCTGAAACCCACCAGCCTCAATCTCAGTCAAACACTCTTCTCtctcagcagcagcagcagcagcaagtgGTGGATAATCATAATCAGTCAGCCTCCACTGCTGCTGCTGTTTCTGCTATGTCTCAGTTTGGTTCTGCTTCTCAGTCCATGACGTCTCTGTGTCAGCAACAAAGCTTCTTAGACACCAACGGAGGAAACAACAATCCTATGTCTCCGCTCCACACTCTTCTCAGTAACTTCTCTCAAGACGAGTCATCTCAACTGCTCAACCTCACTAGAACAACAAACTCTGCTGCAATGACTTCTTCCGGTTGGCCATCAAAGCGTCCTGCAGTTGATTTATCATCGTTCGGCAACAACAGCAACACTCAATCCGTAATTGAGCAACTGGGACAGTCCCACAGCACAAGCAACGTTCCTCCAAACGCTGTCTCGTTGCCTCCATTCCCCGGTGGTGGTAGAGAGTGCTCAATAGAGCAAGAAGGAGGAAGCCCCTCAGACCCACATAGCCATCTTCTCTTTGGAGTCAACATAGATTCATCTTCCCTCTTGATGCCAAACGGAATGTCAAACCTTAGAAGCATTGGCATTGAAGGTGGGGACTCCACCACTCTTCCTTTCACAACATCTAACTTCAACAACGACTTCTCCGGTGGTAATCTTGCAATGACCACACCTTCTAGTTGTCTAGACGAACCAGGGTTTCTACAGTCCTCTGAAAACCTCGGTTCTGAGAACCAACAATCCAATAATACCTTTGTGAAG GTGTACAAGTCAGGGTCTTTTGGACGATCACTAGATATAACGAAGTTTAGCAGCTACCACGAGCTGCGAAGCGAGCTTGCTCGCATGTTTGGCCTAGAAGGCCAGTTAGAAGACCCTGTGAGATCAGGCTGGCAGCTTGTATTTGTCGACCGAGAGAACGATGTTCTTCTCCTCGGCGATGACCCTTGGCC GGAGTTTGTGAGCAGTGTGTGGTGCATAAAGATACTGTCACCACAAGAAGTGCAGCAGATGGGGAAAAGAGGCCTTGAGCTTCTCAACTCAGCTCCTCCATCCTCGAACAACAACGTCGTCGAGAAGCTCCCGAGCAATAACGGGAACTGCGATGACTTTGGGAACCGGTCAGACCCGAGGAACCTTGGTAACGGTATTGCATCCGTTGGGGGTTCGTTCAACTACTAG